In one window of Chryseobacterium phocaeense DNA:
- a CDS encoding Mrp/NBP35 family ATP-binding protein — protein sequence MLTKEKVQDFLKEIEVDDLVSNFQIMGNDVYIDMTAHSPAMHEKKKLEAAMKQAFASEFGEDIQLKLKIVSPEPSEIQQSQIKGKQIPGIQNIIAIASGKGGVGKSTVAANMAVTLAKMGFKVGLLDADIYGPSVPTMFDTEGEKPISVEVGGKSMMKPIENYGVKMLSIGYFSGANQAVVWRGPMASKALNQMIRDAAWGELDFLLIDLPPGTGDIHLSIIQEVPVTGAVIVSTPQHVALADVRKGIAMFQMESINIPVLGLIENMAYFTPAELPENKYYIFGQQGAQYLAEDLGIPVLGEIPLIQSIREAGDVGRPAALQEGSKIAEIYTETARNMVESLVERNKNLPPTEAVKISTMAGCSPKAKK from the coding sequence ATGTTGACGAAAGAAAAGGTACAGGATTTCCTTAAAGAGATAGAAGTAGATGATTTGGTGAGTAATTTTCAGATTATGGGTAACGATGTGTATATTGACATGACTGCCCACTCACCGGCCATGCACGAAAAGAAGAAACTGGAAGCAGCCATGAAGCAGGCTTTTGCCAGTGAGTTTGGAGAAGATATCCAGCTGAAACTTAAAATTGTTTCTCCGGAGCCGAGCGAGATTCAGCAAAGCCAGATCAAAGGCAAGCAGATTCCGGGAATTCAGAATATTATTGCCATTGCTTCCGGAAAAGGAGGGGTGGGAAAATCTACCGTAGCAGCGAATATGGCCGTTACTTTAGCCAAAATGGGATTCAAAGTGGGATTGCTGGATGCCGATATCTACGGACCGTCTGTGCCTACCATGTTCGATACGGAAGGTGAAAAACCGATTTCTGTGGAAGTTGGAGGAAAAAGTATGATGAAGCCTATAGAAAATTATGGGGTAAAAATGCTTTCTATCGGATATTTTTCCGGAGCTAACCAGGCAGTAGTATGGAGAGGTCCTATGGCTTCCAAAGCACTGAACCAGATGATCAGGGATGCAGCGTGGGGCGAACTTGACTTTTTATTGATAGACCTTCCTCCGGGAACTGGAGATATCCACTTATCCATCATTCAGGAAGTACCTGTAACGGGTGCTGTAATTGTAAGTACACCTCAGCACGTAGCTTTGGCAGACGTAAGAAAAGGGATCGCGATGTTCCAGATGGAAAGTATTAACATTCCTGTGCTTGGATTAATCGAAAATATGGCGTATTTTACGCCGGCAGAACTTCCTGAGAACAAGTATTACATCTTTGGACAACAAGGAGCTCAGTATCTTGCTGAAGATCTGGGTATTCCGGTGCTGGGAGAGATTCCTCTGATCCAGAGCATAAGAGAAGCCGGAGACGTGGGAAGACCCGCAGCGCTTCAGGAAGGCTCTAAAATTGCAGAAATCTACACCGAAACCGCAAGAAATATGGTGGAAAGTCTTGTAGAAAGAAACAAAAACCTTCCGCCTACAGAAGCTGTAAAGATTTCGACTATGGCAGGATGCTCGCCGAAAGCTAAAAAATAA